Genomic DNA from Desulfuromonas versatilis:
CTTGTCGAAGAACGACTTCACGTCGATGACCACCCCGGCGCCGTTGCCGTTGGCGCAGACCTCTTGCAGCCAGGCGGCGTCCAGCTTTTTGAAGGCCTCATGCGACACCGCCAGGATCACGCAGTCCACCTTGCCGATGCCGTCGAGGCCGGTCAGCTCCACGCCGTATTCATGACGCGCCTCCTCGGCGTCGGCGAAGGGGTCATGGACCAATGCCTCGACGCCGTACTCCTGCAGCTCGGCGAGGATGTCCACCACCTTGCTGTTGCGGATGTCGGGGATGTTTTCCTTGAAGGTCAGGCCCAGCACCAGGATCCGGCAACCCTTGACGGCCTTGCCGGACTGGATGAGCTTCTTGACGGTCATCTCGGCCACGTACTTGCCCATGCCGTCGTTGATGCGGCGGCCGGCCAGGATCACCTGGGGGTTGTAGCCGATGGCCTCGGCCTTGTGGGTCAGGTAGTAGGGGTCGACGCCGATGCAGTGGCCGCCGACCAGGCCGGGGGTGAATCTCAGGAAGTTCCACTTGGTGCCGGCCGCTTCCAGCACCTCCATGGTGGGGATGCCCATGCGGTTGAAGATGATCGCCAGCTCGTTCATCAGGGCGATGTTCAGGTCGCGCTGGGTGTTCTCGATGACCTTGGCCGCCTCGGCCACCTTGATGCTCGAGGCCCGGTGCACCCCGGCGTCGACCACCAGCTCGTAGGTCCGGGCCACGGTTTCCAGGGTCTCGGCGTCCTGCCCGGCCACCACCTTGACGATCTTGTCGATGGTGTGCAGCTTGTCACCGGGGTTGATCCGCTCGGGGCTGTAACCGACCTTGAAGTCCACCCCGCATCGCAGGCCCGACTCCCGCTCCAGAATCGGCACGCAGACCTCCTCGGTCACCCCCGGGTAAACCGTGGACTCATAGACGACGATCGCCCCCTTGGCCAGGTTGCGGCCGATGGTGGCCGAGGCTTTTTCCAGGGGCGAGAGATCCGGCTTGCGGAACTCGTCGATGGGTGTCGGCACCGTCACGATGATGAACGAGGCCTCCTTGAGCTGTGCCGGGTCGGTGGTGTACTGGATGCGGGTATCGGCCAGCTCTTCCCGCGTCATTTCCCCCGTCGCGTCAAAGCCCTTGCGCAGCTCCTCCACCTTTTTCACGCTGATGTCGAACCCCACCACCTCGGCCTTCCTGCCGAAGGCCACCGCCAGCGGCAGACCGACATACCCGAGCCCCACCAATGCAATCCGCGCCTTGCGCGCCTTGATATCCTCCACAGAAACCATGAGTCAATCTCCTGAATTAAAAAATCTGCCGCGTTGCAGCAGTCAAAACCCTTAAGTTGGAAGCTGACCAAGCAAAAACCGAAAGGCAATTGTACGCAGATCAAATCTGATTTTCGCGGATAAAGCTAAAAACACAAACAAGAACCAACAAATTCAAAATTGGACGCGGATGAACGCAGATAAACGCCGATCAAACCAAAAACCGCTCTAAAATCACTGGTCTTAAATCCGCAATTATCAGCCCTTATCAGATGTGATCCCCGACCAATTGCCCTTAATTCCCAGACCCGGCCTTAAGCCTTTGCCCCATCAGACTTGATCAGATTTGATCAGCGTCCTATTGCCCTAGGTTGTGCCTGTCTAAAAGAAAAAAACAAAAGCAAATTGGACGCGGATGAACGCAGATAAACGCCGATCAAACCAAAAACTTCTCTAAAATCCCCGGTCTTAAATCCGCAATTATCAGCCCTTATCAGATGTGATCCCCCACCAATTGCCCTTGATTCCCAGACCCGGCCTTAAGCCTTTTGCCCTATCAGACTTGATCAGATTTGATCCGCGTCCTATTGCCCTAGGTTTTGCCTGTCTAAAAGAAAAAAACAAAAGAAAATTGGACGCTGATGAACGCAGATAAACGCGGATCAAACCAAAAACCGCTCTAAAATCCCCGGTCTTAAATCCGCAATTATCAGCCCTTATCAGATGTGATCCCCCACCAATTGCCCTTGATTCCCAGACCCCGCCTTAAGCCTTTTGCCCTATCAGATGAAGTGGTCAACTATTTCCGGACAGTAAAATAGGATTTTTTTCCGCGACAGCAGGAGCACGCCCGCCATTTCTCTGATGGGGGCGGTACCAGTTGTAATAATCCATAAGATATCGGCCAATATCCTTTTGGGCCTCATCGAAAGATGTGTAACCGGCTGAAGGCATCCATTCACTTTTATAGCTGCGAAACACACGCTCCATCGGTGCGTTGTCCCAGCAGTTGCCCCGCCGGCTCATGCTCTGTTTTATCCGATAACGCCATAAGCGTTGGCGAAATGATTTGCTGGCATATTGACAGCCTTGATCTGAGTGAAACGTCACAGCCGTAGGCTGCCCGCGCAACTGGTAAGCATGGTCAAGTGCCGCAATAGTTAAATCGGCATCGACTTTTTCAGACAGACTCCAACCAACGACTCGGCGGCTGTACAGATCCAGGATCACGGCGAGATATATCCATCGCCCTTGTGCCCAGACATAAGTGATATCGCCACACCAGACCTGGTTTGGCTGCTGAACATCGAACTGTCGATCTAAGTGATTCGGTATGTCCGGCCTCTCAACTTTTGCCACTTTGTAGGCGGGTGGCCTGGGTTGTTTACTGACGAGATTAGCTTCTTTCATCAGCCGCCGAACTTTAAAGCGCCCGACAATTTCACCGTCTTGGCGTAGCTTGCTCATAATGCTTCGGCTGCCTGCGGACTGGCGACTTTTGTTGAATATTTCAGTAGCTTTAGCGCGCAACCGCAAACGCTCGACATCAATTTTTTTGCGGCGATCCCGATAGTCGTAATAGCTCGAACGGGGAATTTCCAATAATGAACACAGCTGCTGGACGTTTCCATGCTCCCTTAAGTGGTCGATCAGCGCGAAGATTTTAGATCGTCCGACATTAAGAGAGCGGTAGCCTTTTTTAGGATCGATTTCTCTCTTTCCAGTTTTCTGACTTGTTCCTCTAGCTCTTGGATTCGTTGTTGCTCGGGTGTCAACGCCTGTGCTTTCGGTGTCACTCCGCCATATTCGCCCTGAAGCTGTTTAACCCAGCGGCTCATGGCCGTTGACCCGACACCTGTCGCACGACAGGCTTCGGCTATTGAATAGCCCTGATCCACAACAAGTCCGGCGGCTTCGCGTTTGAACTCTTTGGTAAAGGTCCGTCTTCCCATAACTCTGAACACTCCTTGAAGGTGGCTCAATATACCACCTTAGTTGGTGTCCGGGGTTAGTAGACCACTTCAAGACTTGATCAGATTTGATCAGCGTCCTATTGCCCTTGATTTTGCCTGTCTAAAAGAAAAAAACAAAAGCAAATTGAACGCGGATGAACGCAGATAAACGCGGATCAAACCAAAAACTGCTCTAAAATCCCCGGTCTTAAATCCGCAATTATCAGCCCTTATCAGATGTGATCACCCACCAATTGCCCTTAATTCCCAGACCCCGCCTTAAGCCTTTGCCCTATCAGACTTGATCAGATTTGATCAGCGTCCTATTGCCCTTGATTTTGCCTGTCTAAAAGAAAAAAACAAAAGCAAATTGAACGCGGATGAACGCAGATAAACGCGGATCAAACCAAAAACTTCTCTAAAATCCCCGGTCTTAAATCCGCAATTATCAGCCCTTATCAGATGTGATCCCCGACCAATTGCCCTTAATTCCCAGACCCCGCCTTAAGCCTTTGCCCTATCAGACTTGATCAGATTTGATCAGCGTCCAATTGCCCTTGGTTTCCAGATTTTTCCAACCCCTCGTCAGGATCGCCAAGGGACCTCAATCCGTCACAACTTCCAACGGAACGCCCAAAGCGCTTGCGGTTGCAGTTGCAGTTGCAGTTGCAGCAAGAGTATCGACGGTCCCCTGCCGCTTGCCGGGTTCAATTTGGGACAGGTAGGGTTTGCTGTTTCCGGCTTTATCTGCGAGGTCCTGCTGAGTCAGGCCCCGGTGCTCGCGCCATGACTTTACCGGCGACTCTCCGTCGAGCTCGCGGCGAAGGATTTCAGCGGGAACCACAAACTCGCGGCCAGCCTGGTAGGCTTCCTGGAATTCTGCCACAGCTTGCGCATCAGTCTTATCCTCAAGCAACTCCAACATGCGCAATTATTCTCACTCCCTCTCAATCCAATAGGCAGGCTTTCGCCTCAAGTGAGCAACGGCGACAACTGTAATAGCATCACCGTTCAAACCATAAAAGATCCCATAGGGAAAGCGGTTGACGAGGCAACGTCTGACTTTTTCACCAACCAGCGGCTGGAGGGTTGGAAAACTCGCTATGAGCCGGATTGTTTGATCGATTTCGTCGAGAAACTCGTACCCGAGACCGACTGCCTGTTCTTCATACCATGCAAAGGCATCGTCAAGTTCAGCCTGCGCCAGCGGGAGAAAAGCGATTTTCATCATTTCTTGCGATACTTGGCCATGACCGAATCGTAGGAAACAGCCTCGACCTCCCCACGCTCAAAAGCATCCCAACGAGCGCTCGCTTCTTTAACCCAGATCTTTTCAATCGCCTCGTCAGGCTTGATAGTGTCCCGAATGAGGAGATCGATTATTTTAACCCGCTCAGAAGGGGCAAGTTTTTCAATCTCTTTCACCAGTTCTTTCGTGGTTGGCATCTTTTTTTGCTCCCTATCCTCATCAAATTTCTTGGGTTTGGCCTCTCATCAACTCTTACCTTGTTGAAGCCAAGAGGTCAAACTCTTTTAATCTTACTTATCGGCCCCCCTCCCCCCCGTCAACCCCCAGATTTAAAATAAACCAGCACGTTTCATGGCTTGACCATATCTGCCCTTGTCAGATTTGATCAGATGTGATCCCCAACCAATTGCCCTTGATTCCCAGACCCCGCCTTAAGCCTTTGCCCTATCAGACTTGATCGGATTTGATCAGCGTCCTATTGCCCTTGGATTTCCGACCTTGCCTTCTCTAAACACCCAAAATTGACAACCATATACCTAACAGGTATATTTCAAACACCATGCACTTCGAATTCGACCCGGAAAAAAGTGCCGCCAATCTGGCCAAGCACGGCATCGACTTCGTCGAGGCGCAGGCCCTCTGGAGCGACCCAGACCTGCTTGAAATCCCTGCAAAAAACCTCGATGAACCGCGCTACCTGGTCATCGGCAGGATTGGCAAAAAACACTGGTCCGGGATCATAACCTACCGCCAGACTATAATTCGGATCATCTCCGTCCGGCGGTCACGAGCAGAAGAGGTTTCTTTGTATGAAAACGAAAGCATCTGACTTCGACAAGAAATTCGATGCCGGAGAAGACATTACCAAGCACCTGGATCTCAGCAAGGCCCGGCGCCCGGAGCAGGAACAGAAAAGGGTAAATGTGGATTTCCCCCTCTGGATGCTGCAATCCCTCGACAGGGAGGCACGGCGCCTCGGCGTCCCCCGCCAAGCCGTTATTAAAATCTGGATCGCCGAACGCCTCGAAAAAATTGCCTGACAATCAGGCTACCTGATTTTTTGCCTTATTAACCCACTACTGCAAAGATCATATTTGGACGCAGATTTCCAGGATAAACGCGGAAAAAAAAGCCAAAACCAGATCTTCGACGGGTTTGCCTTATCCGCGTTCATCAGATTTGATCCGCGTCCCAACCAGCCTTGCGCCTTTAGCCTTATCCGCATTAACCAGACTCGATCAGATGTGATCCCCGACCAATTGCCCTTGATTCTCAGACCCCGCCTTGAGGCTTCTGCCCTATCAGATCCGATCAGACCTGATCAGCGTCCCATTCCGCCTTTCGCTTTTAGCCTTAATCAGACTTTATCAGATTTGATCAGCGTCCAATTGCCCTCGATTTTCTGATCCCGCCCTCACTCATCACTCATCACTCATCACTCATCACAATCAGTTAGGCAAAACCCGCTGAATATGCGGATAAAAATCCCGGATAAACCGCTCCCCCACCGCCACGGCCTGCTCCACATCCTCCTCGAACGGCACCGAGACCCGAACAAAGGCCGAGTCCCTCCGGTTGTGCAGGATCGAGTTCTTCACCTCGGCGAACTTCAGCGCGTACTCGTCATTCAGAGTCCGCCCCTTCACCTGGTACCAGTAAAGGAAAAGCTCCTTCGCATAACCGTTCTGGTAAGTCGACCGAACCAGGTTAATCCGCTCCCCGCCCAGGTTCATCTCCCCCGAAACCGACGACATCTCATGCCAGCCGCTGCCCGGCAGGCAGTGCTTCGGCGAATGAATCGGCCCGCTCTCCGGCCCGCCGCCGTGGTAGCCCAGGTAGATCGAAACCCTCTTCCCCTCCCCGTCCTGGTACATCCGCGAGATATAATCCGTCGGCTTCAGCACCTCCAGCACCCGCTCATCAAAACGCGTCTCCTCCGCCATCCGCCAGCCGTTCTCATGCCGGGGAATCTCCTCGAGCGGCTTGCTGGAGGGCACGTAGACGTCACCGTGGGTGTGGACGAAAATGGCCGCGGCGATCAAGAGCCCGTAAACAATAAATAACCTATATTTTGAGATCAATGGACTCTCCTAATCTTGTCAAACAAGCCAAGCTTCCAAAGGAAAAGGAATAAACCAAACCATGTTGGGACGCGGATTTTCAGGATAAACGCGGATTTAAAACAAAAGCCGAATCTTCACAGGGTTTGACCTTATCCGCGTTCTTCCGCGTTCATCCGCGTCCAATTGGGGTTGCCAGTTTTTTCTTTGTCCCCATCTCCGACAAAACCACCCAAGTGGTAACAAAACCAAAACGAAAGGCATTTCTGGACGCGGATTTTCAGGATAAACGCGGATTTAAAACAAAAGCCAGATTTTCACAGGGTTTGACCTTATCCGCGTTCTTCCGCGTTCATCCGCGTCCAATTGGGGTTACCAGTTTTTTCTCTGTCCCCATCTCCGACAAAACCACCCAAGTGGTAACAAAACCAAAACGAAAGGCATTTCTGGACGCGGATTTTCAGGATAAACGCGGATCAAACCAAAAAAACAATAGTAGAACTTGAAAGGAATTGACCCTATCCACGTTCATCTGCGTTCATCCGCGTACTCTTTGACTTTTCTTCCTCCCATTCTCAAAGGCCTTACGCACAATTTGAGGTTTTGGACCAAAATTCAAAAGAAGCCCCACTTCAACATCAGTAGCCTTAAGATAGTTCAGAAGTTGCGCCTCATGTTCTGGAAGAAGCGTTTTCACTGCCTTTATTTCAACAATTACCTTGTCCTCAACAACCAGATCGGCAAAATATTCTCCAACGACTTGGCCGTTATATGAAACAATAATGGGGCTCTGGGCTACAGCCTTGAGATCTTTGGCTGCGAGTTCAAGTCCCAAGGCATTTTCATAAACTTTTTCCAGAAAGCCATAACCAAGCTGCCCATAAACATTATAAAAACAACAAATAATAAGATTGGTTAGATCGTATTCTTTTAATTCCATAACAAATAAGATTTCCTTCAGGCCCTGTCCTTATCCGCGTTCATCTGCGTCAAATTAAGCCTTTTGCCTCTTCCCTTAATCCAGTATCTTTACAACCGAAAACAATATGGGACGCGGATTTTCAGGATAAACGCGGATCAATCAAAAAGAGTTCAAGAGCTCCTTATGCCTAAAAAGGTGTTGCCCTATCAGCGTTCATCTGCGTTCATCCGCGTCCAATTAAGCCTTTTGCCTCTTCCCTTAATGCAGTATCTTTAAAACCGAAAACAACATGGGACGAGGATTTTCAGAATAAACGCGGAACAACTAAAAAACCTAACAGTTCCTCAGCCTTGAAAGGTTTTGCCCTATCCGCGTTAATCCGCGTTCATCCGCGTCCAATTACAGCTTTTCAAGCCTTTCTCTCACCCCCAACCTTCCGCAACACAGCACCAGTTCCGACCAAAAGCACCATCGCAAGCACAAACACAGCCATCCCCGCAAACTCGTGAAAAAACCCCTCCGCCGCAGCCGCACCGTAGTACTGCGCCAAAAACCCGGTCACAATCACCCGCACCATGTTGGTGAAAATCGCGATGGGGATCGCCATCAGGATCAGGAAGGTCTTTTTGAAGGCGGTCTTCTGCGACATGAAGGCAAAGGCTACCGCCAGGGCGATGAGCGACATCAGCGAACGCAGGCCGCTGCAGGCGTCGGCGACTTCGAGGACGGTGTTGGGGAACATGATGATGTTCCCCTCGCGCATGACGATGACGCCCAGGGCCTTGAGGGAGATGACGGAGAAC
This window encodes:
- the brnA gene encoding type II toxin-antitoxin system BrnA family antitoxin, whose product is MKTKASDFDKKFDAGEDITKHLDLSKARRPEQEQKRVNVDFPLWMLQSLDREARRLGVPRQAVIKIWIAERLEKIA
- a CDS encoding IS3 family transposase (programmed frameshift), producing MGRRTFTKEFKREAAGLVVDQGYSIAEACRATGVGSTAMSRWVKQLQGEYGGVTPKAQALTPEQQRIQELEEQVRKLEREKSIPKKGYRSLNVGRSKIFALIDHLREHGNVQQLCSLLEIPRSSYYDYRDRRKKIDVERLRLRAKATEIFNKSRQSAGSRSIMSKLRQDGEIVGRFKVRRLMKEANLVSKQPRPPAYKVAKVERPDIPNHLDRQFDVQQPNQVWCGDITYVWAQGRWIYLAVILDLYSRRVVGWSLSEKVDADLTIAALDHAYQLRGQPTAVTFHSDQGCQYASKSFRQRLWRYRIKQSMSRRGNCWDNAPMERVFRSYKSEWMPSAGYTSFDEAQKDIGRYLMDYYNWYRPHQRNGGRAPAVAEKNPILLSGNS
- a CDS encoding BrnT family toxin is translated as MHFEFDPEKSAANLAKHGIDFVEAQALWSDPDLLEIPAKNLDEPRYLVIGRIGKKHWSGIITYRQTIIRIISVRRSRAEEVSLYENESI
- a CDS encoding helix-turn-helix domain-containing protein — encoded protein: MLELLEDKTDAQAVAEFQEAYQAGREFVVPAEILRRELDGESPVKSWREHRGLTQQDLADKAGNSKPYLSQIEPGKRQGTVDTLAATATATATASALGVPLEVVTD
- a CDS encoding addiction module protein, which encodes MPTTKELVKEIEKLAPSERVKIIDLLIRDTIKPDEAIEKIWVKEASARWDAFERGEVEAVSYDSVMAKYRKK
- a CDS encoding nucleotide sugar dehydrogenase; translation: MVSVEDIKARKARIALVGLGYVGLPLAVAFGRKAEVVGFDISVKKVEELRKGFDATGEMTREELADTRIQYTTDPAQLKEASFIIVTVPTPIDEFRKPDLSPLEKASATIGRNLAKGAIVVYESTVYPGVTEEVCVPILERESGLRCGVDFKVGYSPERINPGDKLHTIDKIVKVVAGQDAETLETVARTYELVVDAGVHRASSIKVAEAAKVIENTQRDLNIALMNELAIIFNRMGIPTMEVLEAAGTKWNFLRFTPGLVGGHCIGVDPYYLTHKAEAIGYNPQVILAGRRINDGMGKYVAEMTVKKLIQSGKAVKGCRILVLGLTFKENIPDIRNSKVVDILAELQEYGVEALVHDPFADAEEARHEYGVELTGLDGIGKVDCVILAVSHEAFKKLDAAWLQEVCANGNGAGVVIDVKSFFDKGAVEGQGMVYWRL
- a CDS encoding type II toxin-antitoxin system RelE/ParE family toxin — protein: MMKIAFLPLAQAELDDAFAWYEEQAVGLGYEFLDEIDQTIRLIASFPTLQPLVGEKVRRCLVNRFPYGIFYGLNGDAITVVAVAHLRRKPAYWIERE
- a CDS encoding GxxExxY protein, whose translation is MELKEYDLTNLIICCFYNVYGQLGYGFLEKVYENALGLELAAKDLKAVAQSPIIVSYNGQVVGEYFADLVVEDKVIVEIKAVKTLLPEHEAQLLNYLKATDVEVGLLLNFGPKPQIVRKAFENGRKKSQRVRG
- a CDS encoding exosortase C-terminal domain/associated protein EpsI; amino-acid sequence: MISKYRLFIVYGLLIAAAIFVHTHGDVYVPSSKPLEEIPRHENGWRMAEETRFDERVLEVLKPTDYISRMYQDGEGKRVSIYLGYHGGGPESGPIHSPKHCLPGSGWHEMSSVSGEMNLGGERINLVRSTYQNGYAKELFLYWYQVKGRTLNDEYALKFAEVKNSILHNRRDSAFVRVSVPFEEDVEQAVAVGERFIRDFYPHIQRVLPN